GGTCAACACCGACACGCGCCAGACAGAAGAAACCATCTTCGATCCCGAATCGCGCGTCGAGCGCTCCGTCCAGGTGGTGAAGGCCAACGAGAACAACAACCAGAAGTCGGCAGCCACGCCGACCACCGTCGAGGAGAACCTGCCGGAATCCGACAACCAGCCGGTTGCCGGGCCCGAATCGACCGAGCAGAGCGAGCGCAAGGAAGAGACCACCAACTACGAGATTAACAGCAAGCGCATCGCCACCGTGAGCAACGGCTATTCCGTCACCAAGATGTCGATCGCTGTGGTGGTGAACCAGCAACGCATCACCAACGTGCTCGGCCCCAACGCCACGCCCGAGCAGATCAATGAGCGCATCGCCGAGATCCAGAAGATGGTCGCATCCGCAACCGGCTACAATGAAGGCCGCGGTGACGTCATCAATGTGTCGGCGGTCGAGTTCATCGACGGGCTGGACGGCGCGGAAATAGTCGAGCCGGGCATCATGGACAGCATCGGCGCGCATGTCGGCACGCTGATCAATGCCGGCGCGTTCATCATCGTCGTCGCGCTCGTGGTGCTGTTCGGCTTGAAGCCGATGACGACGGCGCTGACGAAGAAACCCGAGACGCCAAGCTTCGACGAGGTGCAGCGCTCGCTGGCGGCTCCCGACGGCTCCGTTGTGGCGGAACCCGGAGCGCCCGGCGTGGCCGCCCTGCCCGGCATGAACGCGCCCAATCCGCTCGAGGATCTGCGCCAGCGGCTGAAGCCCGCGCCACAGGAACGCCTCGCGCGCATGGTGGACCTGAATGAGGAGCGCACGGCCCAGATCCTGCGCAAATGGGCACGCCAAGAAGCCGCCTGATGACCGGATTGGCGCTCGCAGATTATCTGACGGACTTCGGCACGCCGCCCTCAGCCGCGCGCAAGCCTGTCGAGATCGTTACACCGGCCGTCACGCCGGTAGCGATGCCGGCCGTCGACGTAGGCGCGCTGGTCGACGCAGAAGTGGCGAAGGTCGAATCCCGCCTGAGGGCGGAGATGCACGATGCCGCGGAAGCCGCCCTGAATGTCGAGCGCGCCCGCCACGAGATCGAGATCGCGGAATTGCAGGCGGCGTTCGGCGCCGATGCAGGCGCGCGCATCGCCGCCGCCTTCGAGACGGCCGAGGCCAGCCTCACAGGCATCACCACCACGGCCGCCGCGCGCATCCTTTCCTCTTTCCTGAGCGATGAGCTCGCTCGCCGCTCCGTCGAGCAGCTGGCCTCCCGCATTCGCGAGGCGACCGCCGACCGGGACGCCGTCCGCATCAAGGTCAGCGGGCCGCAGTCGATGCTCCACCGGCTAGGCGCGGCCCTCGGGCCGCTTGAGGCGCAATGCGACTTCACCGAAGCGGACGCCTTCGACGTCACCGTCTCCATCGACGGGGCGTTGTTTGAAACACGGCTGGCCGAATGGGCCGCCCAGATCGACGAGGCAATGTCGTGAGCACCGTCAGCGGCCATCATCATCAGGAGATCATCATCGTCCGCCACGGCGGCGACCATGAAGACGGCCATCACGGCGGCGCCTGGAAGATCGCCTTCGCCGACTTCATGACGGCCATGATGTGCTTCTTCCTCGTCATGTGGCTGATCAACGCCGCCAACGAGCAGACCAAGAGCGCCGTCGCCAGCTACTTCAACCCGGTGAAGCTCATCGATCGCAACTCCAGCCGGCGCGGTCTGGAGGAGATCGGCGACGGGCCGAATTCCATCGAGGCCGGCGGTCAGGACGCCAAGGATTCCGAGCCGACGGAAGGCAAGGAAGGCGAAAAGGACTCCGGCCCTGCGGAAAACCAGAGCGCGCCGGATGCCAGCGTGTCCGAAGCGCGCGCCGACGAAAAGCTCTTTGCCGATCCCTATGCGGTGCTGGCCGAGATCGCGGCCAACACCGATCGCCGTCAGAACATCAGTTCCAAGGGCGACGGCGGCGCGAGCGTCTCCGGTCCGGCCACCGG
The window above is part of the Rhizobiaceae bacterium genome. Proteins encoded here:
- the fliF gene encoding flagellar M-ring protein FliF, encoding MPDQLKTLIANLQEFGPRRLAIMGGVAALVVAVIIVGSIWLNRPAYETLYVGLERQDVNQIGMVLGEAGIDFDVASDGTTVLVGAGNTSKARMLLAEKGLPTSANAGYELFDNVGSLGLTSFMQEVTRVRALEGEIARTIQTIQGIRAARVHLVMPERASFRRDQQQPSASVVVRTAGFDADRSANAIRHLVAAAVPGLNADKVTILDSNGTLLASGDDPMNNSANRNFTFERSVEIQIEDNIRRALAPYLGPDNFRASVKAEVNTDTRQTEETIFDPESRVERSVQVVKANENNNQKSAATPTTVEENLPESDNQPVAGPESTEQSERKEETTNYEINSKRIATVSNGYSVTKMSIAVVVNQQRITNVLGPNATPEQINERIAEIQKMVASATGYNEGRGDVINVSAVEFIDGLDGAEIVEPGIMDSIGAHVGTLINAGAFIIVVALVVLFGLKPMTTALTKKPETPSFDEVQRSLAAPDGSVVAEPGAPGVAALPGMNAPNPLEDLRQRLKPAPQERLARMVDLNEERTAQILRKWARQEAA